TTTTTCATTTTACTTATGCAACTAATACAGGGGCAGCATTTAGCCTGTTTAGTGGTCAGATTGATTGGCTTAAATGGGTATCAATGATTGTAAGTTTGGGACTAGTTGCTTTTGGGGTTTTTGGTAAAAATTTAAATCGATGGGAACAGATCGGCTATGGCTGTATTTTAGCGGGAGCCGCAGGTAATGGCATAGATCGCTTTGTGGCTGGTTATGTAGTTGACTTTATCGATATAAGGATTATTCGCTTTGCGATTTTCAATATTGCTGATGTCTCCATC
This window of the Pseudanabaena sp. BC1403 genome carries:
- the lspA gene encoding signal peptidase II — translated: MTSGKIENSLYWTAAILGLVLDQASKYLVVQYLKGLKSVPLINGVFHFTYATNTGAAFSLFSGQIDWLKWVSMIVSLGLVAFGVFGKNLNRWEQIGYGCILAGAAGNGIDRFVAGYVVDFIDIRIIRFAIFNIADVSINVGLACLAIAVLFVTKPSKQKKLE